The proteins below come from a single Scatophagus argus isolate fScaArg1 chromosome 15, fScaArg1.pri, whole genome shotgun sequence genomic window:
- the vgll2b gene encoding transcription cofactor vestigial-like protein 2b isoform X2: MDTPRGPEGMSGVPGTGGSSSTSSSSSSSSSSYTPAVLRTEEGPKEKQEAPEAEYLTSRCVLFTYYQGDISSVVDEHFSRALSTYMDGEGKRRPSDQQGTDTPSPSSRRSFPPSFWDSNYSSPQSRSHCETGAPSYSMDAYASGLHPGLPHPHAHPHPHAHPHSHPHPPETWAYPQAQAYGPPRPLHELYSPSALEPHYGPLLMPTVRPPHLPTLPSHYEVSKLEPTASWPSLLPPGDVSQTLALNMDAGLQQHKKGKELYWF, from the exons ATGGACACTCCCAGGGGTCCTGAGGGGATGTCTGGGGTCCCAGGCACTGGAGGATCatcttccacctcctcttcatccagctcttcctcgtcctcctaCACGCCTGCGGTTTTGAGGACAGAGGAGGGCCCcaaggagaagcaggaggcCCCTGAGGCAGAGTACCTGACTTCACGCTGTGTCCTCTTCACCTACTACCAGGGAGACATCAGCAGCGTGGTGGACGAACACTTCTCCAGGGCCCTCAGTACCTACATGGATGGAGAGGGCAAACGGCGGCCATCAGACCAACAGGGCACAG ATACCCCTTCACCCAGCAGCCGACGAAGCTTCCCCCCTTCCTTCTGGGACAGTAACTACTCCTCGCCTCAGAGCCGCTCCCACTGTGAGACTGGCGCTCCTTCCTATTCCATGGACGCATATGCATCAGGATTGCATCCGGGCCTGCCACATCCGCACGCTCATCCCCACCCACACGCTCATCCTCACTCCCACCCTCACCCACCAGAGACCTGGGCATATCCTCAGGCCCAAGCCTACGGGCCCCCGCGGCCTCTCCATGAACTCTACTCACCGTCAGCTTTGGAGCCCCACTATGGGCCCCTGCTCATGCCCACGGTGAGGCCACCTCATCTCCCTACCTTGCCAAGCCACTATGAAGTGAGCAAACTGGAGCCCACTGCCTCGTGGCCCAGCCTGCTTCCTCCAGGAGACGTCAGCCAGACGCTGGCACTAAACATGGACGCAG gcctgcagcagcacaagaaAGGCAAGGAGCTGTACTGGTTCTAA
- the vgll2b gene encoding transcription cofactor vestigial-like protein 2b isoform X1 produces the protein MSCLDVMYPAYGHYAPYAPTAPAFINSLQAPTGLSRTSSHCRDFMDTPRGPEGMSGVPGTGGSSSTSSSSSSSSSSYTPAVLRTEEGPKEKQEAPEAEYLTSRCVLFTYYQGDISSVVDEHFSRALSTYMDGEGKRRPSDQQGTDTPSPSSRRSFPPSFWDSNYSSPQSRSHCETGAPSYSMDAYASGLHPGLPHPHAHPHPHAHPHSHPHPPETWAYPQAQAYGPPRPLHELYSPSALEPHYGPLLMPTVRPPHLPTLPSHYEVSKLEPTASWPSLLPPGDVSQTLALNMDAGLQQHKKGKELYWF, from the exons ATGAGCTGTTTGGATGTTATGTACCCAGCCTATGGACATTACGCACCGTACGCACCGACTGCTCCTGCGTTTATCAATAGCTTACAG GCTCCCACAGGTCTAAGCAGAACTTCTTCTCACTGCCGGGATTTTATGGACACTCCCAGGGGTCCTGAGGGGATGTCTGGGGTCCCAGGCACTGGAGGATCatcttccacctcctcttcatccagctcttcctcgtcctcctaCACGCCTGCGGTTTTGAGGACAGAGGAGGGCCCcaaggagaagcaggaggcCCCTGAGGCAGAGTACCTGACTTCACGCTGTGTCCTCTTCACCTACTACCAGGGAGACATCAGCAGCGTGGTGGACGAACACTTCTCCAGGGCCCTCAGTACCTACATGGATGGAGAGGGCAAACGGCGGCCATCAGACCAACAGGGCACAG ATACCCCTTCACCCAGCAGCCGACGAAGCTTCCCCCCTTCCTTCTGGGACAGTAACTACTCCTCGCCTCAGAGCCGCTCCCACTGTGAGACTGGCGCTCCTTCCTATTCCATGGACGCATATGCATCAGGATTGCATCCGGGCCTGCCACATCCGCACGCTCATCCCCACCCACACGCTCATCCTCACTCCCACCCTCACCCACCAGAGACCTGGGCATATCCTCAGGCCCAAGCCTACGGGCCCCCGCGGCCTCTCCATGAACTCTACTCACCGTCAGCTTTGGAGCCCCACTATGGGCCCCTGCTCATGCCCACGGTGAGGCCACCTCATCTCCCTACCTTGCCAAGCCACTATGAAGTGAGCAAACTGGAGCCCACTGCCTCGTGGCCCAGCCTGCTTCCTCCAGGAGACGTCAGCCAGACGCTGGCACTAAACATGGACGCAG gcctgcagcagcacaagaaAGGCAAGGAGCTGTACTGGTTCTAA
- the ctsl.1 gene encoding cathepsin L.1 produces the protein MKLLLVVAAGLAVASCASVSLEDLEFHAWKLKFGRSYSSPSEEAQRREIWLNNRKLVVVHNILADEGIKSYRLGMTYFADMENEEYKQLISLGCLGSFNASLPRYGSTFFRLPKGTDLPNAVDWRDKGYVTDVKDQKQCGSCWAFSATGSLEGQNFRKTGKLVSLSEQQLVDCSGRYGNYGCGGGLMDNAFKYVQASGGIDTEDSYPYEAEDGQCRFKPDSVGAKCTGYVDVPLGDEDALKEAVATIGPVSVGIDAAHVSFQLYESGVYDEQDCSSTDLDHGVLAVGYGSVSGRDYWLVKNSWGLKWGDKGYIMMSRNKHNQCGIATAASYPLV, from the exons ATGAAGTTGCTGTtggttgttgctgctggttTGGCCGTGGCCAGCTGTGCCAGCGTCTCTCTGGAAGACCTGGAATTCCACGCCTGGAAACTCAAGTTTG GAAGGTCCTACAGCTCTCCATCAGAAGAGGCTCAGCGTAGAGAGATCTGGCTCAACAACCGCAAACTGGTGGTGGTGCACAACATCCTGGCTGATGAAGGCATCAAGTCCTACCGCCTTGGCATGACCTACTTTGCTGACATG GAAAATGAAGAGTACAAGCAACTGATTTCCCTGGGCTGCCTTGGCTCCTTCAATGCCTCTCTGCCTCGCTACGGCTCTACTTTCTTCCGGCTGCCTAAAGGCACTGATCTGCCCAACGCTGTTGACTGGAGGGACAAAGGATACGTCACCGATGTCAAGGACCAGAAGCAGTGCGGCTCCTGCTGGGCCTTCAGTGCA ACTGGCTCCCTGGAGGGTCAGAACTTCAGGAAGACTGGGAAGCTGGTGTCTTTGAGTGAACAGCAGCTGGTTGACTGCTCTGGCAGGTACGGCAACTATGGCTGTGGTGGAGGCCTGATGGACAACGCCTTCAAGTACGTCCAAGCCAGTGGAGGGATAGACACAGAGGACTCCTATCCTTATGAGGCTGAG GATGGCCAGTGCCGCTTCAAACCTGACTCCGTTGGTGCCAAATGCACAGGCTACGTTGATGTGCCACTTGGTGATGAAGATGCCCTGAAGGAGGCTGTGGCCACCATCGGACCTGTGTCCGTGGGCATTGATGCTGCTCATGTTTCCTTCCAGCTCTATGAGTCAG GAGTGTATGATGAGCAAGACTGCAGCAGCACGGACTTGGACCATGGTGTGCTGGCTGTGGGCTACGGCTCTGTCAGTGGACGTGACTACTGGCTTGTCAAGAACAG CTGGGGTCTAAAATGGGGAGACAAGGGATACATCATGATGTCCAGGAATAAACACAACCAGTGTGGCATTGCGACTGCAGCCAGCTACCCCCTGGTCtga